In Colwellia sp. PAMC 20917, a single genomic region encodes these proteins:
- the pyrE gene encoding orotate phosphoribosyltransferase: MKDYQREFIEFALAKEVLRFGEFTLKSGRTSPYFFNAGLFNTGGDLARLGRFYAQALVDSTIAFDLLFGPAYKGIPIATTTAVALADHHGMDIPYCFNRKEAKTHGEGGSLVGSPLQGKIMLVDDVITAGTAIRESMEIIKAHGAQLSGVLIALDRQEKGQGELSAIQEVERDFGTQVIAIVTLADVVTYLEENLALQPTLAKSLASINKYRENYGI, encoded by the coding sequence ATGAAAGATTATCAACGTGAATTTATTGAATTTGCTCTAGCGAAAGAAGTACTACGCTTTGGTGAATTCACTTTGAAGTCAGGCCGTACAAGTCCATACTTTTTTAATGCGGGTTTATTTAATACCGGCGGTGATTTAGCACGCTTGGGTCGTTTTTACGCACAAGCACTGGTTGATTCTACTATCGCGTTTGATTTGCTTTTCGGTCCAGCTTATAAGGGCATTCCAATTGCAACCACCACTGCGGTAGCATTAGCCGATCATCACGGTATGGACATACCTTATTGCTTTAACCGTAAGGAAGCAAAAACTCACGGTGAAGGTGGAAGCTTAGTTGGCTCTCCTTTACAAGGTAAAATAATGTTAGTGGACGACGTTATTACTGCGGGTACTGCTATTCGTGAATCAATGGAAATTATTAAGGCCCATGGCGCTCAATTGTCAGGTGTATTAATTGCTCTTGACCGCCAAGAAAAAGGCCAAGGTGAATTATCTGCTATTCAAGAAGTTGAACGTGACTTTGGTACACAAGTTATTGCCATTGTTACCCTAGCTGACGTGGTCACTTACCTTGAAGAGAACCTTGCTTTGCAACCTACATTAGCGAAAAGTTTAGCGAGTATTAATAAATACCGTGAGAATTACGGTATTTAG
- the rph gene encoding ribonuclease PH, with protein MRPSGRTPGQIRPVTITRQFTTHAEGSVLIEFGDTKVICTASVEVGVPRFLKGQGKGWITAEYGMLPRSTHTRMRREAANGKQSGRTLEISRLIARALRAAVDLKALGENTISVDCDVIQADGGTRTASITGACVALVDALNYMRAKDIIKTNPLKHMIAAVSVGIYKGEAVSDLDYPEDSAADTDMNVVMTDTGKLIEIQGTAEEAPFSFDEMHNMLALAKDSINELFDLQKLALS; from the coding sequence ATGCGTCCAAGCGGCAGAACTCCAGGTCAAATACGTCCTGTAACCATTACTCGTCAATTTACTACTCATGCTGAAGGTTCAGTATTAATTGAATTTGGCGACACCAAAGTTATTTGTACTGCCTCAGTAGAAGTCGGTGTACCACGTTTTTTAAAAGGACAAGGTAAAGGTTGGATCACAGCAGAGTATGGCATGTTACCTCGCTCTACACACACTCGTATGCGCAGAGAAGCAGCTAACGGTAAACAAAGTGGTCGTACGTTGGAAATATCTCGTTTAATCGCTCGTGCATTGCGCGCAGCTGTCGATTTGAAAGCCCTAGGTGAAAATACCATTAGCGTCGATTGCGATGTTATACAAGCTGATGGCGGTACACGTACTGCTTCAATTACCGGTGCTTGTGTCGCATTAGTCGATGCTTTAAATTATATGCGCGCTAAAGATATTATTAAAACTAATCCATTAAAGCACATGATAGCAGCAGTTTCTGTTGGTATTTATAAAGGTGAAGCCGTTTCGGATCTTGATTACCCAGAAGATTCTGCTGCCGATACCGATATGAATGTCGTTATGACAGACACAGGTAAATTGATTGAAATTCAAGGCACAGCAGAAGAAGCGCCGTTTAGTTTTGATGAAATGCACAATATGCTAGCGTTAGCAAAAGACAGTATTAACGAATTATTTGATTTACAAAAGTTAGCGCTTAGCTAA
- a CDS encoding thioredoxin family protein gives MKSFVVLMLVTFASFLLITPASAINADDLPKYSKVYDEKSDPFKDANAAIKLAQKTQRNVLIEIGGNWCSWCKKMDVFLAENPEVYQKLHSEFVLLKISVSDSNENEAFMKSLPPVLGYPHMYVSTSSGKMLLSKDTAELLVGEQYSKEQWLAFLNKWQSSETKG, from the coding sequence ATGAAAAGCTTTGTTGTGTTAATGCTTGTTACTTTCGCCTCTTTTTTGTTAATAACACCCGCCTCAGCCATTAACGCTGATGATTTACCTAAATACAGTAAAGTCTATGATGAAAAAAGCGATCCCTTTAAAGATGCGAATGCGGCAATAAAGCTTGCTCAAAAAACTCAGCGTAATGTGCTAATCGAAATTGGTGGTAACTGGTGCAGTTGGTGTAAAAAAATGGATGTTTTTTTGGCTGAAAACCCTGAGGTTTATCAGAAGCTCCATAGTGAGTTTGTCTTGTTAAAAATAAGCGTCAGTGACAGTAATGAAAATGAAGCGTTTATGAAATCTTTACCACCCGTTTTAGGCTATCCTCATATGTACGTATCAACAAGTAGCGGTAAAATGCTTTTATCAAAAGATACTGCCGAATTACTCGTTGGTGAACAATATTCTAAAGAACAGTGGTTAGCCTTTCTTAATAAATGGCAAAGCAGTGAGACAAAAGGATAA
- a CDS encoding gluconate 2-dehydrogenase subunit 3 family protein, with translation MSGTALNKINSFFDKNYQTPSWLSHKFSRRKLLKSAAGATAISALPAVAFSQHEKDKVFETLQAEPWLTLNAVVDHLLPESSSGPSAKELQVVVYLYNVVYQQPTEKSEIDFIFKGVGWLNGYTKNQLQKTFTELSKVEKETMLRGISGSRAGENWLNNLLGYIFEAMLSPPAYGGNPKGTGWQWLEHQAGFPLPEAGQRYFELPKRSVTGDKSANNIIQSKDLLANKKWSTVKGSNKA, from the coding sequence ATGTCAGGTACAGCATTAAATAAAATCAACAGCTTCTTTGATAAAAATTATCAAACACCATCTTGGTTATCACATAAGTTTTCTCGTCGTAAATTATTGAAATCAGCGGCGGGAGCAACGGCAATCTCTGCACTTCCTGCGGTAGCGTTCAGTCAACATGAAAAAGATAAAGTGTTTGAGACTTTGCAGGCAGAGCCTTGGTTAACCTTGAATGCCGTGGTTGATCATCTCTTACCAGAATCAAGTAGTGGTCCAAGCGCCAAAGAGTTACAAGTCGTTGTTTATTTATATAACGTTGTTTATCAGCAACCCACTGAAAAAAGTGAAATTGACTTTATTTTTAAAGGTGTCGGTTGGTTAAATGGTTATACAAAAAACCAATTACAAAAAACCTTTACTGAGTTAAGCAAAGTCGAAAAAGAAACCATGTTACGAGGGATAAGTGGCTCGAGAGCTGGCGAAAACTGGCTCAATAATCTACTGGGTTATATTTTTGAAGCTATGTTATCGCCACCCGCTTATGGCGGTAATCCAAAAGGCACAGGTTGGCAATGGCTAGAGCATCAAGCGGGCTTTCCATTACCTGAAGCGGGTCAACGTTATTTCGAGTTACCCAAACGTTCGGTGACCGGTGATAAAAGTGCCAACAACATTATTCAATCAAAAGACTTATTAGCAAATAAAAAGTGGTCGACAGTTAAAGGAAGTAACAAAGCATGA
- a CDS encoding GMC family oxidoreductase has translation MSFDICIVGSGAGASPVAYTLAKAGAKVLILEKGPWLTEKEFFKDELAISLRDAYNPKLADEQHVIEEEYQTADGENYWQGEPTSESGWSFWNGNVVGGSSNFMSGYFHRLKPVDFKLKSTFGDIEGANIVDWPISYHELEPFYAQVERDVGVSGKVVSHPHQEPRSTDFPYPPLVDHQVSDWIDKAAKNIGYHSMPVPRAILSTPAMGRKSCEYSGYCSSYGCSTGAKGSGRAALLNHAVATGNLTIKANAKVYHIASDDEGKISAIHYYDSQGREQKATAKIYVVACQAVETSRLLLASKGKKFPQGLANNSGQVGKNLVFSGGGTGKGDFLFADLTTQKQAQLKQVGPFINRALQDWYQIDDKSFSGANQQGQAKGGTIDFLFYQNPIARAQGQQFNDANELVWGEQLQKNLKEEFTTYKTLRFEVFNDWLPTDDCFVSLDTEVTDKWGQAVAKVRIGAHQHDRVVGEYLAEKGKKLLESMGAKNITSSVSSYPPTNLMAGGCRFGNDPKTSVLNKYCQAHEVNNLYVTDGSFMPTGGSVPYTFTIYANAFRVAEHIKHRWQESII, from the coding sequence ATGAGTTTTGATATTTGCATAGTTGGTAGTGGTGCAGGGGCCTCACCTGTCGCTTATACATTAGCTAAAGCGGGCGCTAAAGTATTAATACTGGAAAAAGGTCCGTGGTTAACCGAGAAAGAATTTTTCAAAGATGAATTAGCGATTAGTTTACGTGATGCTTATAATCCCAAACTGGCTGATGAACAGCATGTTATTGAAGAAGAATATCAAACCGCTGACGGAGAAAACTATTGGCAAGGCGAGCCAACAAGTGAGTCGGGCTGGAGCTTCTGGAACGGTAATGTTGTCGGTGGTTCATCTAACTTTATGAGTGGTTATTTTCATCGATTAAAGCCGGTAGATTTTAAGTTAAAGTCAACCTTTGGTGATATTGAAGGCGCTAATATTGTCGATTGGCCGATCAGTTATCACGAGCTTGAACCTTTTTATGCGCAAGTAGAACGAGATGTTGGTGTCTCGGGGAAAGTTGTTTCACACCCTCATCAAGAACCACGCTCAACCGATTTCCCATACCCGCCATTAGTTGATCATCAAGTATCAGACTGGATTGACAAAGCAGCAAAAAATATTGGCTATCACTCAATGCCAGTACCTCGTGCCATCTTATCGACTCCAGCCATGGGACGAAAAAGTTGCGAGTATTCAGGGTATTGTAGTAGCTATGGTTGTTCAACCGGTGCCAAAGGTAGTGGTCGAGCTGCTTTGTTAAACCATGCTGTGGCAACGGGAAATTTAACCATTAAAGCGAATGCTAAGGTTTATCATATAGCGAGTGATGATGAAGGTAAAATATCTGCCATCCATTATTACGACTCACAAGGTCGAGAACAAAAAGCCACAGCAAAAATTTATGTTGTTGCTTGTCAAGCGGTTGAAACATCACGTTTATTGCTGGCTTCCAAAGGGAAAAAATTCCCACAAGGGCTTGCGAACAATAGCGGTCAAGTGGGTAAAAATTTAGTGTTTAGTGGTGGAGGTACCGGTAAGGGAGACTTTTTGTTTGCTGATTTAACAACGCAAAAGCAAGCTCAATTAAAGCAAGTGGGCCCTTTTATAAATCGTGCTTTGCAAGACTGGTATCAAATTGACGATAAAAGTTTCTCTGGTGCTAATCAACAAGGTCAAGCGAAAGGCGGCACCATAGACTTTCTTTTTTATCAAAACCCTATTGCTCGTGCACAAGGGCAACAATTTAATGATGCAAATGAGTTAGTGTGGGGCGAGCAATTACAGAAAAACTTAAAAGAAGAATTTACCACTTATAAAACCTTACGTTTTGAAGTCTTTAATGACTGGTTACCCACCGACGATTGTTTTGTTAGTTTAGACACGGAAGTCACTGATAAATGGGGACAAGCAGTCGCCAAGGTAAGAATTGGTGCACACCAACATGATAGGGTGGTTGGAGAGTATCTAGCGGAGAAAGGCAAGAAGTTGCTGGAAAGTATGGGTGCAAAAAATATTACTAGCTCTGTCAGCAGCTACCCGCCAACAAACTTAATGGCAGGAGGTTGCCGGTTCGGTAACGACCCCAAAACATCGGTATTGAATAAATACTGTCAAGCCCATGAAGTCAATAATTTATATGTTACCGATGGCTCATTTATGCCCACAGGCGGTAGTGTTCCCTACACGTTTACCATTTATGCCAATGCATTTCGAGTTGCAGAGCATATTAAACACCGTTGGCAAGAGTCTATCATTTAG
- a CDS encoding HAD family hydrolase: protein MLAHKPLGVIFDLDNTLVSSSLDFDSIRASLGCPKGIDLLDFIDALPEHHQVEAHEVIVEYEINDAMTANKLAGTDQILTLLAELSLPCAIVTRNCRQAATIKVKNNNIDIEILLTREDHKAKPAPDALLHLAELWQIAPENLLYVGDYLYDLQAARNANTMSCLINYGITASYENLADVVVHDLNELSETIKQVSIVEHA from the coding sequence TTGTTAGCACATAAACCATTAGGGGTGATATTTGATCTCGACAACACCTTGGTCTCTTCATCTTTAGATTTTGACAGTATAAGAGCTTCCTTGGGGTGTCCAAAAGGCATAGATTTATTAGATTTTATTGATGCTTTACCCGAACATCATCAAGTTGAAGCTCATGAGGTGATAGTAGAATATGAAATAAATGATGCTATGACAGCAAATAAGTTGGCGGGAACCGACCAAATTTTAACTTTATTAGCTGAGTTGTCTTTACCTTGTGCGATTGTTACCAGAAATTGTCGACAAGCAGCGACGATAAAAGTAAAAAACAATAATATCGATATTGAGATATTACTGACCCGAGAAGATCACAAAGCTAAACCAGCCCCTGATGCGTTACTACATTTAGCTGAGCTTTGGCAGATAGCCCCTGAAAACTTATTGTATGTTGGTGATTATTTATATGACTTGCAAGCGGCGCGAAATGCTAACACCATGTCTTGTCTTATCAATTATGGTATAACAGCAAGCTATGAAAATTTGGCAGATGTTGTCGTTCACGACCTTAATGAATTAAGCGAGACAATTAAGCAAGTATCGATTGTAGAACATGCATAA
- a CDS encoding YceH family protein, with protein MITLSANQCRIIGVMLEKEITTPEQYPLSLNGITLGCNQKSNREPVTNFSESDVQNLVDELVEMNQLMVDRKASVRVNKYFHRFCDTEFGHLKFTRQQKAIICVLLLRGPQTPGELRTRTNRLADFTDVSEVETTLHQLQNLNSKILVKKLAREPGKRDSRYVHLLSDTHENQLADTNIVDIDDSSSENQPRLEQRVADLERQVTVLSEQVSCLTALLENK; from the coding sequence ATGATCACACTATCCGCCAACCAATGCCGCATTATTGGTGTAATGCTTGAGAAAGAAATCACAACACCTGAGCAATACCCACTCTCATTAAATGGTATTACCCTAGGCTGTAATCAAAAAAGTAACCGTGAGCCGGTAACGAACTTTTCTGAAAGTGATGTGCAAAACTTAGTTGATGAATTGGTAGAAATGAATCAATTAATGGTAGATAGAAAAGCTTCGGTAAGGGTAAATAAATATTTTCATCGTTTTTGTGATACTGAGTTTGGTCATTTAAAATTTACACGCCAGCAAAAAGCCATTATTTGTGTGTTATTACTAAGAGGGCCGCAAACCCCGGGAGAGTTAAGAACTCGTACCAATCGTTTAGCTGACTTTACCGATGTCAGTGAAGTTGAAACGACTTTGCATCAATTGCAAAATTTAAACAGTAAGATATTAGTCAAAAAGCTAGCGCGAGAGCCTGGCAAACGTGATTCTCGCTACGTTCATTTACTTTCTGATACCCATGAAAATCAATTAGCTGATACTAACATTGTCGATATAGACGATAGTTCATCTGAAAATCAGCCTCGTCTGGAGCAAAGAGTAGCAGATCTAGAAAGGCAAGTTACCGTATTGAGCGAACAAGTATCATGTCTAACAGCATTACTTGAAAATAAGTAA
- a CDS encoding YicC/YloC family endoribonuclease: MIHSMTAFSRFEVKGDWGNAVWEIRSVNQRFLETYFRLPEQFRSIEPALRERFRKQLNRGKVECSLRFNANPSAKNNLSLNKGLAEQLLQHAGWINEQTLNSQLNPLEIMRWPGVMEAEEADMTNIQKEILEGFEQALKDFIDARASEGENLKVLIEQRLEGIIEQSDKVKAFMPEIIAWQRKRITDKFTDAKIELDSSRVEQELVLLAQKMDVDEELDRLFSHVKETRSILTKGGAQGRRLDFMMQEFNREANTLGSKSINVDTTNAAVELKVLIEQMREQIANIE; this comes from the coding sequence ATGATCCATAGTATGACGGCTTTTTCTCGCTTTGAAGTGAAAGGTGATTGGGGTAATGCAGTTTGGGAAATTCGATCTGTAAATCAACGATTTTTGGAAACTTACTTCCGTTTACCAGAACAATTTCGTAGCATTGAACCGGCATTGCGCGAGCGATTTCGTAAACAATTAAATCGTGGCAAAGTAGAGTGCAGTTTGCGTTTCAATGCTAACCCATCAGCAAAAAACAATTTATCACTTAATAAAGGCTTAGCTGAACAACTGCTGCAGCACGCAGGTTGGATAAACGAACAAACACTTAATAGTCAATTAAATCCTTTAGAAATCATGCGATGGCCTGGTGTCATGGAAGCTGAAGAAGCCGATATGACCAACATTCAAAAGGAAATTTTGGAAGGATTTGAACAAGCGCTAAAAGACTTTATTGATGCTCGGGCAAGTGAAGGAGAAAACTTAAAAGTATTAATTGAACAACGTCTTGAAGGTATTATTGAGCAGTCAGACAAAGTAAAAGCATTTATGCCTGAAATCATTGCATGGCAGCGTAAGCGGATCACCGATAAATTCACTGACGCCAAAATTGAGCTAGATTCAAGCCGAGTTGAACAAGAGCTAGTATTACTTGCGCAAAAAATGGATGTTGACGAAGAACTTGATCGCCTATTTAGCCATGTAAAAGAGACAAGAAGCATCCTGACAAAAGGCGGTGCACAAGGTCGTCGCCTAGATTTTATGATGCAAGAATTTAATCGTGAAGCGAATACCTTAGGATCTAAATCGATTAATGTTGATACCACCAATGCAGCCGTAGAACTAAAAGTACTTATCGAGCAAATGCGTGAGCAGATCGCGAATATAGAATAG
- a CDS encoding substrate-binding periplasmic protein, with protein sequence MIKLSNNYLTILTITFFLLLLPFNGKTEVIEVVTELLEPYQIKNPDSSLGGFSTEVVEALFKITEDHPKIQIMPWARAYDVALHTPNVLIYSIAHTKLRNKKFHWIGALKEERLYFWGLKKHYAKTNYKVSALKNRKIAVSRNSNSAQYLLAQDFSNIYQLANERQTMNMLFIDRVDLILATQITIETRAKNLGYDFNELQRLNEVAALNNKLSIAFSLDTSPTLIKKYQTAFQQLVTTGQLAKIKEKWKLD encoded by the coding sequence ATGATCAAATTATCTAACAATTACCTCACCATTTTAACAATAACTTTTTTCCTTTTATTGCTACCATTTAATGGTAAAACTGAAGTCATTGAAGTTGTTACCGAGCTTCTAGAGCCTTATCAAATTAAAAATCCTGATAGTAGCTTAGGTGGTTTTTCTACTGAAGTCGTTGAAGCTTTATTTAAAATAACTGAAGACCATCCTAAGATTCAGATAATGCCTTGGGCAAGGGCATACGACGTTGCACTTCATACCCCTAATGTTTTAATTTACTCTATTGCACATACAAAGCTTAGAAATAAAAAATTTCATTGGATCGGTGCCCTTAAAGAAGAGCGCTTATATTTTTGGGGATTAAAAAAACATTACGCTAAAACTAACTATAAAGTTTCCGCATTAAAAAACCGTAAGATCGCTGTTTCTAGAAATTCTAATTCAGCACAATATTTACTCGCTCAAGACTTCTCCAATATTTACCAACTTGCTAACGAGCGACAAACCATGAATATGCTATTTATTGATAGAGTTGACCTAATACTTGCCACACAAATCACCATAGAAACCAGAGCTAAAAATCTGGGCTATGATTTTAATGAATTACAAAGGTTAAACGAAGTAGCCGCTTTAAATAACAAACTCAGTATTGCCTTTAGTCTTGATACGTCACCGACATTGATAAAAAAATACCAAACGGCATTTCAACAACTAGTAACCACAGGTCAACTTGCAAAAATTAAAGAAAAATGGAAATTAGATTAA